A single region of the Changchengzhania lutea genome encodes:
- a CDS encoding sigma-54 interaction domain-containing protein, translating to MESVQHIKQRFGIIGNTPTLNRAIEKAIQVAPTDISVLVTGESGVGKESIPKIIHQLSHRKHNKYIAVNCGAIPEGTIDSELFGHEKGAFTGATQTRQGYFEVADGGTIFLDEVGELPLTTQVRLLRVLENGEFIKVGSSKVQKTDVRIVAATNANMYESIKKERFREDLYYRLSTVDIHLPPLRERQEDIHLLFRKFASDFALKYKMPTVKLTEPAIQVLLRHRWSGNIRQLRNIAEQVSVLEQNRIISAETLKGYLPTSGTNLPAVIKDSKSESDFSSEREILYKVLFDMKSDLNDLKKLTMELMKKGDLGEVEKEHEGLIEKIYGTNDTDDTEFEEAVDSEAEFLALSDHDYSKDNGTNNIQDKYHFAEEIEEEETLSLHDKELELIKKSLERHSGKRKLAAAELGISERTLYRKIKQYDL from the coding sequence ATGGAATCCGTTCAACATATAAAACAACGCTTTGGAATTATTGGTAACACGCCAACACTAAACCGAGCCATAGAAAAAGCCATTCAAGTGGCACCAACAGATATTTCGGTTTTGGTTACTGGCGAAAGTGGCGTGGGGAAGGAAAGCATTCCGAAGATAATCCATCAATTATCACATAGAAAACACAATAAGTATATTGCTGTAAACTGTGGCGCCATCCCAGAAGGCACTATAGACAGTGAGCTTTTTGGTCATGAAAAAGGAGCATTTACCGGTGCTACCCAAACCAGACAAGGGTATTTTGAGGTAGCGGACGGTGGTACTATTTTTTTAGATGAAGTTGGAGAATTGCCCTTAACTACACAAGTACGTTTATTGCGCGTATTAGAAAATGGCGAATTCATCAAAGTAGGCTCAAGTAAAGTTCAAAAAACAGATGTGCGTATTGTAGCGGCTACCAATGCCAATATGTACGAATCTATAAAGAAAGAACGCTTTAGAGAAGATTTGTATTACAGGTTGAGTACCGTAGATATCCATCTGCCACCCTTAAGAGAACGGCAAGAAGATATTCATTTATTGTTTAGAAAGTTTGCCAGTGATTTTGCACTAAAATATAAAATGCCAACCGTAAAATTAACAGAGCCCGCTATTCAGGTTCTATTACGTCATCGTTGGAGCGGTAATATACGTCAGTTAAGAAATATCGCAGAACAAGTATCGGTATTAGAGCAAAATCGAATAATTTCGGCAGAAACTTTAAAAGGCTATTTACCAACATCAGGCACCAATTTGCCTGCGGTAATAAAAGACTCTAAATCTGAAAGTGATTTTAGCAGTGAGCGTGAGATATTGTATAAAGTACTTTTTGATATGAAAAGTGATTTGAACGATCTCAAAAAACTCACCATGGAACTCATGAAAAAAGGTGATTTGGGAGAGGTTGAAAAAGAACACGAAGGGCTTATTGAAAAAATATACGGCACTAATGACACTGATGATACTGAATTTGAAGAGGCCGTAGATTCTGAAGCTGAATTTTTAGCACTTTCAGATCATGATTATAGTAAAGACAATGGCACTAATAATATTCAAGATAAATATCATTTTGCTGAAGAAATTGAGGAGGAAGAAACTTTGTCATTACACGACAAAGAATTAGAATTAATAAAAAAATCGCTTGAGCGTCATAGCGGAAAACGTAAATTAGCAGCAGCAGAACTTGGTATTAGTGAACGCACATTGTACAGAAAGATTAAACAATATGATTTGTAA
- the miaB gene encoding tRNA (N6-isopentenyl adenosine(37)-C2)-methylthiotransferase MiaB produces MEKIIDENKQGETLTLENKKDNNRKLFIESYGCAMNFSDSEIVASILANEGYNTTKNLEDADLVLVNTCSIRDKAEQTVRKRLEKYNAVKRDSNPKMKVGVLGCMAERLKTKFLEEEKIVDLVVGPDAYKDLPNLLAEVDEGRDAINVMLSKDETYGDIAPVRLNTNGVTAFVSITRGCDNMCTFCVVPFTRGRERSRDPQSIIEEVNDLWNRGFKEITLLGQNVDSYLWYGGGLKKDFVKASNIQKATSVNFSNLLAMCAKAQPKMRIRFSTSNPQDLTLDVIETMAKFNNICNHIHLPVQSGSNRILKEMNRLHTREEYMALIDNIRRIIPNCAISQDMIVGFPTETEADHHDTMSLMEYVKYNFGYMFTYSERPGTMAGRNMNDDVSEEVKKRRLQEIVDLQRIHSEIRTKEYLDTIVEVLIEKESKKSDAQWSGRTAQNIVAVFPKEDYNIGEFVQVRVTNCTSATLIGEAISLSENN; encoded by the coding sequence ATGGAGAAAATTATAGACGAAAACAAGCAAGGAGAAACACTTACTCTCGAAAATAAAAAAGACAATAACAGGAAGCTTTTTATAGAAAGCTATGGTTGTGCTATGAATTTTAGCGACAGCGAAATAGTCGCATCCATATTGGCCAATGAAGGTTATAACACCACTAAAAACTTAGAAGATGCCGATTTGGTTTTGGTAAACACCTGCTCTATTCGGGATAAGGCAGAACAAACGGTTAGAAAACGCTTGGAAAAATACAATGCTGTTAAGCGCGATAGCAACCCAAAAATGAAGGTTGGTGTTTTAGGCTGTATGGCAGAGCGCCTAAAAACAAAATTTCTAGAAGAAGAAAAAATTGTAGATCTAGTCGTTGGTCCTGATGCCTATAAAGATTTGCCCAATTTACTAGCTGAAGTTGATGAAGGCAGAGACGCTATTAATGTCATGCTTTCAAAGGACGAAACTTACGGTGACATTGCTCCTGTGCGCTTAAACACCAATGGCGTCACGGCATTTGTTTCCATTACGCGGGGTTGCGATAATATGTGCACCTTTTGCGTGGTGCCGTTTACACGAGGGCGCGAACGCAGTAGAGACCCTCAAAGTATTATTGAGGAAGTAAATGATTTGTGGAATCGCGGGTTTAAAGAAATTACACTTTTGGGCCAGAATGTTGACAGCTACTTGTGGTACGGTGGTGGTCTTAAAAAAGACTTTGTTAAAGCAAGTAACATACAAAAAGCCACATCAGTTAATTTTTCTAATTTGCTGGCCATGTGCGCCAAAGCACAGCCCAAAATGCGCATTCGGTTTTCAACCTCTAATCCGCAGGATTTAACCTTAGACGTTATTGAAACCATGGCTAAGTTTAATAACATTTGCAATCATATTCATTTACCCGTGCAAAGTGGCAGCAATCGAATTCTAAAAGAAATGAATAGATTGCACACACGTGAAGAATACATGGCATTGATAGATAACATCCGCCGTATCATTCCCAATTGTGCTATTAGTCAAGATATGATTGTTGGGTTTCCAACTGAAACTGAAGCAGATCACCATGACACCATGTCCCTGATGGAATATGTGAAGTATAATTTTGGATATATGTTTACTTATTCAGAACGCCCAGGAACCATGGCAGGCCGCAATATGAACGATGATGTTTCTGAAGAAGTTAAAAAAAGAAGATTACAGGAGATAGTCGATTTACAACGAATACACAGCGAAATTAGAACCAAAGAATATTTAGACACCATCGTAGAAGTGCTGATTGAAAAAGAATCAAAAAAATCTGATGCACAATGGTCTGGTAGAACCGCCCAAAATATTGTGGCTGTTTTTCCTAAAGAAGATTATAACATCGGAGAATTTGTTCAAGTACGTGTAACAAATTGCACAAGCGCCACCCTAATAGGTGAAGCAATTAGTCTATCTGAAAATAATTAA
- a CDS encoding lipocalin family protein codes for MKPIKKFFFVVSVLFCFMNMQCEDDDINIDSNNLLIGNWIDPIYDGEQTSFRRATTLPDEDYGILFKENRDFVERSSGWCGTPPLIFSDYNGKWQLDNTLITLSKEQFPSNYAWRIVSLTENELVVKRELTEQEQDHRELMILFNEFQELASRFSCTNASDWAFTAYGSKACGGPQGYIAYSTHIDTAIFLQKVDAYTQAENEYNVKWGIVSTCDIQNPPKSIACQNGFPILKY; via the coding sequence ATGAAGCCAATTAAAAAATTTTTCTTCGTAGTTTCTGTATTATTTTGCTTTATGAATATGCAGTGTGAGGATGATGATATAAATATAGATTCAAATAATTTATTAATAGGCAATTGGATAGACCCAATCTATGATGGTGAACAAACTAGCTTTAGGAGAGCAACAACACTTCCTGATGAAGATTACGGAATTTTATTCAAGGAAAACAGAGATTTTGTCGAGCGTTCTTCAGGCTGGTGTGGAACGCCGCCCTTAATTTTTTCTGATTATAATGGAAAATGGCAGTTAGATAATACACTTATAACACTATCTAAAGAGCAATTTCCTAGTAACTATGCTTGGCGTATCGTCTCACTTACCGAAAACGAATTAGTTGTAAAAAGGGAGTTAACGGAACAGGAACAGGATCATCGAGAATTAATGATTTTGTTTAATGAATTTCAAGAGCTTGCAAGTCGTTTTTCTTGCACCAACGCTAGTGACTGGGCTTTTACTGCTTATGGCTCTAAAGCTTGTGGAGGCCCGCAAGGATATATTGCGTATTCAACACATATAGATACAGCAATTTTTTTACAAAAAGTTGATGCGTATACTCAAGCAGAAAATGAATATAATGTTAAATGGGGAATTGTTTCTACGTGTGACATTCAAAATCCACCCAAAAGCATTGCATGTCAAAATGGATTTCCGATTCTAAAGTACTAA
- a CDS encoding LVIVD repeat-containing protein, whose protein sequence is MKFKYLFLSLVFIMALSCDKNDDSNYEFVQVAVPQLMSKTTFRNSVEVTVPTNIEKAGKIYAYKNYIFVSDVNKGVHIIDNTNPKLPNAIKFIKIPGNEDISIKDNFLYADSATDLLVFDISDINSVSLVQRLEDVFNIYNFNIPIEAEYVDYDKINFETDIVLGWTLTTERREKMDERFMDIALNNSNESAMGIGGSLARFQIVDNYLYTVGNYQMGIFNIQNLAEPLLENTQYAGWNIETMFQADDYLYLGSTNGMYIYDLVNPSLPEYVSEFTHWEGCDPVVVDGNYAYVTLRGGNACGQLESVLEIIDITDKTNPTLAKRYNLDNPYGLGVKDNMLFICDGTSGLKIFDRMTPFDLKLMQQFKNIQAKDVIPLENTLLMIGENTLYQYSYVNNGIALISTYLLK, encoded by the coding sequence ATGAAATTTAAATATCTTTTTTTGTCCTTAGTTTTTATAATGGCTTTGTCTTGTGATAAAAATGACGATTCCAATTATGAATTTGTTCAAGTGGCCGTCCCACAATTGATGAGTAAAACGACTTTTAGGAATTCAGTAGAGGTTACAGTACCCACAAACATTGAAAAAGCCGGCAAAATATACGCTTATAAAAATTATATTTTTGTAAGTGATGTCAATAAGGGTGTGCATATTATTGATAACACGAATCCTAAATTACCAAATGCTATTAAGTTCATTAAGATTCCCGGTAATGAAGACATTTCTATTAAAGACAATTTTTTATATGCAGATAGTGCTACAGATTTGTTGGTTTTTGATATTTCGGATATCAATTCGGTGTCTTTAGTACAGCGGTTAGAAGATGTGTTTAATATTTATAATTTCAATATCCCTATTGAAGCAGAATATGTTGATTATGATAAAATTAATTTTGAAACCGATATTGTTTTAGGTTGGACGCTAACTACAGAAAGACGTGAAAAAATGGATGAACGTTTCATGGATATTGCTTTAAACAATTCAAATGAGTCTGCTATGGGAATTGGGGGCTCTTTGGCGCGTTTTCAAATAGTAGACAACTATTTGTATACCGTAGGAAACTATCAAATGGGGATATTTAATATTCAGAATTTAGCTGAACCCCTACTTGAAAACACGCAATATGCGGGTTGGAATATAGAAACGATGTTTCAGGCAGATGATTATTTATATCTAGGAAGTACCAATGGTATGTATATTTATGATTTGGTCAATCCATCGTTGCCAGAATATGTTTCAGAATTTACCCACTGGGAAGGCTGTGACCCTGTAGTTGTAGATGGAAATTATGCGTATGTCACTTTGCGTGGTGGTAATGCTTGCGGACAATTAGAAAGCGTACTTGAAATTATAGATATTACCGATAAAACAAATCCAACATTAGCAAAAAGATACAATCTTGATAATCCTTATGGATTAGGTGTTAAAGATAATATGCTTTTTATTTGTGATGGTACTTCTGGTTTAAAAATCTTTGATAGAATGACTCCATTTGACTTAAAACTTATGCAACAATTTAAAAACATACAAGCAAAAGATGTGATTCCGTTAGAAAATACTTTGCTCATGATAGGGGAAAACACTTTATATCAATACAGTTATGTGAATAATGGAATAGCTCTTATAAGTACTTATTTATTGAAATAA
- the topA gene encoding type I DNA topoisomerase: MAKNLVIVESPAKAKTIEKFLGKDFKVESSFGHISDLPSKELGVDVEGDFQPTYEVSKDKKAVVKKLKDLAKKADWVWLASDEDREGEAIAWHLAETLKLDKDKTKRIVFHEITKTAIQKAIDNPRGIDYDLVDAQQARRVLDRIVGYELSPVLWRKVKGGLSAGRVQSVSVRLIVEKERDIQEFTPVASYRIDAEFSNEDGQTFKAKLPKNFSTKEEAKKFLEKNAPADFKVSDLQKKPAKKSPAAPFTTSTLQQEASRKLYFSVSKTMNMAQRLYEAGLITYMRTDSVNLSDEARKGAEAEIKDAFGSKYSKPRNYKGKSKGAQEAHEAIRPTNFTTHSVNIDRDQARLYDLIWKRSIASQMSEAELERTNVKIEASTHKETFTANGEVITFDGFLKVYLEGTDDEDVEQEGMLPAMRTNEVLLNNYITATERYTRPPARYTEASLVKKLEELGIGRPSTYAPTISTIQNRNYVEKGTVDGVERDYAQLTLKNGKVNDKMLSEKVGSDKGKLVPTDIGMIVTDFLVNHFETILDYNFTAKVEADFDEIAEGKEDWRKMMKSFYKDFHPIVEDVKENADRESGERILGKDPKTGKQVSVRLGKFGPMVQIGTVDDEEKPQFASLSPDQQLNTITYDEAMDLFQLPKNLGTFEDKDVEVNNGRFGPYVKFGDAFVSLPRGTDPLSVELDDAIVLIKEKQKADAPIYMYQDLPVQKGKGRFGPFIKWNNMFINVNKKYDWDNLSDEDIVELIETKIQKEIDKVIHNWENEGIRVEKARWGRHNVLKGKIKVELPKTVDVSDMTLEEAKALIEAKAPKKKAAKKKVTKKKATTKKK, from the coding sequence ATGGCAAAGAATTTAGTGATTGTTGAGTCACCTGCAAAAGCGAAAACTATTGAAAAGTTTTTAGGAAAGGATTTTAAAGTAGAATCTAGTTTTGGACATATCTCAGATTTACCTTCAAAGGAATTAGGGGTAGATGTAGAAGGTGATTTTCAGCCAACCTATGAAGTTTCAAAAGATAAAAAAGCAGTTGTAAAAAAGCTTAAGGATCTGGCTAAAAAGGCAGACTGGGTTTGGTTAGCAAGTGATGAAGATAGAGAAGGAGAGGCTATTGCGTGGCATTTGGCTGAGACTTTAAAACTTGATAAGGACAAAACAAAACGTATTGTTTTTCACGAAATCACAAAAACGGCCATTCAAAAAGCGATTGATAATCCAAGAGGGATTGATTACGACCTGGTAGATGCACAACAGGCACGTCGTGTCCTGGATAGAATTGTGGGTTACGAGTTGTCCCCAGTACTTTGGCGAAAAGTGAAAGGTGGTCTATCGGCAGGAAGAGTGCAATCGGTTTCTGTAAGGTTGATTGTTGAAAAGGAAAGAGATATTCAAGAGTTTACCCCTGTGGCGTCCTATAGAATAGATGCTGAGTTTTCCAACGAAGATGGGCAAACATTTAAAGCGAAACTTCCAAAGAATTTTTCAACTAAGGAAGAGGCCAAAAAATTCTTAGAAAAGAATGCTCCAGCAGATTTCAAGGTTTCAGATTTACAAAAGAAACCAGCTAAAAAATCACCTGCAGCGCCCTTTACAACATCCACATTACAACAAGAAGCATCCCGAAAGTTATATTTTTCAGTAAGTAAAACCATGAATATGGCGCAGCGCCTATACGAAGCTGGTTTAATAACTTATATGAGAACAGATAGTGTCAATTTATCTGATGAGGCCAGAAAAGGTGCAGAGGCAGAAATTAAAGATGCTTTCGGATCGAAATATAGTAAACCAAGAAATTACAAAGGGAAATCTAAAGGCGCACAAGAAGCGCATGAGGCCATCCGTCCTACAAATTTTACGACCCATTCTGTAAATATAGATCGAGATCAAGCGCGTTTGTATGATTTAATTTGGAAACGGTCGATTGCCTCCCAAATGAGTGAAGCGGAGTTGGAACGTACCAATGTTAAAATTGAGGCGTCAACACATAAGGAAACATTTACTGCCAACGGGGAAGTCATCACTTTTGATGGGTTTTTAAAAGTGTATTTAGAAGGTACGGATGATGAAGATGTTGAGCAAGAAGGGATGTTGCCAGCAATGAGAACTAACGAAGTTCTTCTTAATAATTACATCACCGCGACTGAGCGTTACACGAGACCGCCAGCGCGCTACACGGAAGCATCTCTCGTTAAAAAGTTGGAAGAATTAGGTATTGGACGTCCTTCTACTTACGCGCCAACTATTTCTACTATACAAAATAGAAATTATGTAGAAAAAGGCACTGTTGATGGGGTTGAGCGTGACTATGCACAACTCACTTTGAAAAACGGGAAGGTGAATGATAAAATGTTATCTGAAAAAGTAGGTTCAGATAAGGGAAAATTGGTGCCCACTGATATTGGGATGATTGTTACAGACTTTTTAGTCAATCATTTTGAAACCATTTTAGATTATAATTTTACAGCGAAAGTAGAGGCTGATTTTGATGAGATAGCAGAAGGAAAGGAAGATTGGAGAAAAATGATGAAATCGTTTTATAAAGACTTTCATCCAATCGTTGAAGACGTAAAGGAAAATGCCGATAGAGAATCTGGAGAGCGCATTTTAGGAAAAGATCCAAAAACGGGAAAACAAGTCAGTGTCCGTTTAGGTAAATTTGGTCCCATGGTGCAAATTGGTACTGTGGATGATGAGGAAAAACCTCAATTTGCTAGCTTGAGTCCAGATCAGCAATTAAATACCATTACGTACGATGAAGCCATGGATCTGTTTCAACTTCCGAAAAATTTAGGAACTTTTGAAGATAAAGACGTAGAGGTGAACAATGGTCGTTTTGGACCTTACGTTAAATTTGGCGATGCTTTTGTATCATTACCAAGAGGCACCGATCCTTTAAGTGTGGAGTTGGACGATGCGATTGTTTTAATTAAAGAGAAACAAAAAGCAGATGCCCCAATATATATGTATCAAGATTTACCAGTCCAAAAAGGTAAGGGCCGTTTTGGGCCATTTATTAAATGGAACAATATGTTCATTAACGTGAACAAAAAATATGACTGGGATAACTTATCTGATGAAGATATTGTTGAATTGATTGAGACCAAGATCCAAAAGGAAATAGACAAGGTGATCCATAACTGGGAAAATGAAGGTATTCGGGTTGAAAAAGCCCGTTGGGGCAGACATAATGTGCTTAAAGGAAAGATAAAAGTAGAATTGCCCAAAACAGTTGATGTTTCCGATATGACTTTAGAAGAGGCCAAAGCTTTAATTGAAGCTAAAGCACCAAAGAAAAAAGCCGCCAAGAAAAAGGTTACCAAAAAGAAAGCGACCACAAAAAAGAAGTAA
- a CDS encoding formimidoylglutamase yields the protein MNFNFLSPVSDLILAHNQLLPLQALGRKLRIHSAQNGIPDLDDVQVAILGVIENRNDVNYIGEKFQLNEIRKSFYSLYPGSWNTTVADLGDINSGESVEDTYFALKTTISILLKKHIIPVILGGSQDLTYANYRAYDDVIPMVNIVNVDCKFDLGDSAKPIKNNSFVGKIILDQPYNLFNYATIGYQTYFNSQEEIDLMDSLYFESYRLGQVSKDITIVEPVIRDANLVSIDLSAVRSSELSLNQKYSPNGLNGKEICAVSRYAGISNKVTSFGIYEYKPSKDDEITSMLVSQMLWYFIEGVNYRVQDDDFSDDRYYQKFITLVDSQELIFYKSNKTGRWWIEIPFLKEVNNKLKRHTLLPCMHQDYLDACNNKLPERWYKAFQKNSI from the coding sequence ATGAACTTTAATTTTCTTTCACCAGTTTCAGATTTGATATTGGCTCATAATCAATTACTTCCATTGCAAGCACTGGGGAGAAAACTCCGCATTCATTCTGCGCAAAACGGAATTCCAGATTTAGATGATGTTCAGGTGGCCATTCTTGGGGTAATAGAAAACCGAAATGATGTTAATTATATTGGAGAAAAGTTTCAATTAAATGAGATTAGAAAATCATTTTATAGTCTTTATCCAGGAAGTTGGAATACCACTGTAGCAGATTTAGGAGATATAAATAGCGGAGAGAGTGTTGAAGATACTTACTTTGCCTTAAAAACAACCATCTCAATTTTATTAAAAAAGCATATCATTCCTGTAATTTTGGGTGGCAGTCAAGATTTAACCTATGCCAATTATAGAGCGTATGACGATGTTATCCCCATGGTTAATATTGTGAATGTGGATTGCAAGTTCGATTTAGGAGATTCCGCCAAGCCTATAAAGAACAATAGTTTCGTAGGGAAAATCATTTTAGACCAACCTTATAACCTATTCAACTATGCCACTATAGGGTATCAAACGTATTTTAATTCGCAGGAAGAAATCGATTTAATGGACAGTTTGTATTTTGAATCCTATAGACTTGGTCAAGTATCCAAAGACATTACTATTGTTGAGCCCGTAATTAGGGATGCCAATCTTGTGAGTATTGATTTAAGTGCTGTAAGAAGTTCAGAATTAAGTTTAAATCAGAAATATTCACCTAATGGCTTAAATGGAAAAGAAATTTGTGCCGTTTCACGCTATGCAGGTATAAGTAACAAGGTGACCTCTTTTGGAATATATGAATATAAGCCTTCAAAAGATGATGAAATTACATCGATGTTAGTATCGCAAATGCTGTGGTATTTTATAGAAGGTGTTAATTATAGGGTGCAGGATGATGATTTTAGCGATGACAGATACTATCAAAAATTCATCACTTTGGTTGATTCTCAAGAATTAATCTTTTATAAAAGTAATAAAACGGGACGATGGTGGATTGAAATCCCTTTTTTAAAAGAAGTCAATAATAAATTGAAGAGACATACGTTATTACCTTGCATGCATCAAGATTATCTGGATGCTTGTAATAATAAGCTGCCAGAGCGCTGGTATAAAGCGTTTCAAAAGAATAGCATATAG
- the porK gene encoding T9SS ring complex lipoprotein PorK/GldK has translation MKKFILLTAVVALLASCSSSDKGELVGVKGKKWHPEKPYGMELIPGGAFIMGKADDDLAGIHDAPAKTVTVRAFYMDATEITNSEYRQFINWVRDSIVRTKLAILADEVGKIPEDGGIGEFAFKDADTANMSVYEKYMFENYTGLGPTGYEGRKLNKDIDLIFDINDYPDEWYTEVMDTMYLPLEESYNGQRTWDVKKFQFQYTYMDIQKAAKNRDLQRKDVIIKEQVEIYPDTTAWIRDFAYSYNEPMHNDYFWHDAYGDYPVVGVTWKQAKAFCQWRTLYKNSHQKSRGAQMVNSFRLPSEAEWEYAARGGLQAATYPWGGPYTKSDRGCFMANFKPVRGDYAADQALYTVEAKSYEPNDYNLYNMAGNVSEWVNASYDPSSYEYISTVNPSVNDNNNQRKVVRGGSWKDVAYYLQVSSRDYEYADSARSYIGFRTVQDYMGTQGTNGAGN, from the coding sequence ATGAAGAAGTTTATATTATTAACCGCAGTAGTAGCATTACTGGCAAGTTGTAGCTCAAGTGATAAGGGCGAGCTAGTAGGTGTTAAAGGAAAAAAATGGCATCCAGAAAAGCCATATGGTATGGAACTTATACCAGGAGGGGCTTTTATAATGGGAAAAGCCGATGACGATTTAGCAGGCATCCATGATGCTCCTGCAAAAACGGTGACCGTGAGAGCGTTCTATATGGATGCGACCGAAATTACCAATAGTGAGTATCGTCAATTTATAAATTGGGTAAGAGATTCCATAGTACGAACTAAACTTGCTATACTAGCAGATGAAGTTGGTAAAATACCTGAAGATGGTGGTATTGGTGAATTCGCATTTAAGGATGCCGATACAGCTAATATGAGTGTTTACGAAAAATACATGTTCGAAAACTATACGGGATTAGGTCCAACAGGATATGAAGGCAGAAAATTAAATAAGGATATTGATTTAATTTTTGATATTAATGATTACCCAGATGAATGGTATACCGAGGTTATGGATACCATGTATTTACCTTTAGAAGAGTCATATAATGGTCAACGCACTTGGGATGTTAAAAAATTCCAATTTCAGTATACCTATATGGACATTCAAAAAGCTGCTAAAAACAGAGATTTACAACGAAAGGATGTAATTATAAAAGAGCAGGTAGAAATCTATCCAGATACAACTGCTTGGATCAGGGATTTTGCGTATTCTTATAATGAGCCTATGCACAATGATTATTTTTGGCATGATGCGTATGGAGACTATCCAGTAGTAGGTGTTACTTGGAAGCAAGCTAAAGCATTCTGCCAATGGAGAACGCTATATAAAAATTCACATCAAAAGTCTAGAGGTGCTCAAATGGTAAATTCATTTAGATTACCATCTGAAGCAGAATGGGAGTATGCAGCTCGTGGAGGTTTGCAAGCCGCAACCTATCCATGGGGTGGTCCTTACACTAAAAGTGATAGAGGCTGTTTTATGGCAAACTTTAAACCTGTAAGAGGGGATTATGCAGCAGATCAAGCATTATATACCGTTGAAGCAAAATCGTATGAGCCTAATGATTATAATCTTTATAATATGGCTGGTAATGTTTCAGAATGGGTAAATGCATCGTACGACCCATCGTCTTACGAATATATTTCAACTGTAAATCCAAGTGTAAATGACAACAATAACCAACGTAAAGTAGTTAGAGGTGGTTCTTGGAAAGATGTGGCTTATTATTTACAAGTAAGTTCAAGAGATTATGAGTATGCTGATTCAGCAAGAAGTTATATAGGATTCAGAACAGTGCAAGATTACATGGGGACACAAGGTACTAACGGCGCTGGAAATTAA
- the porL gene encoding type IX secretion system motor protein PorL/GldL: MAKSKASKKFMNMAYGLGASIVIIGALFKIIHFEIGPLTGNVMLTIGLVTEAIIFALSAFEPVDDELDWALVYPELADGASGKKEKENPQGILSKKLDEMLKDAKIDGELMASLGDSIKNFEGAAKNMSSTVDSIEATKKYGEELSLAAAQMESLNSLYKVQLESVNKQATINEESIENAAKLKEQMQSLASNLSSLNGVYGGMLSAMNKN; the protein is encoded by the coding sequence ATGGCAAAGTCAAAAGCGAGTAAAAAGTTTATGAATATGGCTTACGGATTAGGAGCATCCATTGTAATTATTGGCGCACTATTCAAAATTATTCACTTTGAAATTGGACCTTTAACAGGTAACGTGATGTTAACTATTGGTCTTGTAACCGAAGCAATTATTTTTGCATTATCTGCATTCGAGCCCGTTGATGACGAGTTGGATTGGGCATTAGTTTATCCAGAATTAGCTGATGGAGCATCTGGTAAAAAAGAAAAAGAGAATCCTCAAGGCATATTATCTAAGAAGTTAGACGAAATGTTAAAAGACGCTAAAATTGATGGCGAACTAATGGCAAGTTTAGGCGATAGTATCAAAAACTTTGAAGGTGCCGCAAAAAATATGTCTTCTACAGTAGATTCAATTGAAGCTACTAAGAAGTACGGTGAAGAATTATCATTGGCCGCAGCACAAATGGAATCATTGAACAGCTTGTATAAAGTACAATTAGAAAGTGTAAACAAACAAGCCACCATTAATGAGGAATCTATTGAAAACGCAGCTAAATTAAAAGAGCAAATGCAATCTTTAGCATCTAATTTATCATCATTAAATGGTGTGTATGGCGGTATGCTTTCTGCAATGAACAAAAACTAA